In the genome of Raphanus sativus cultivar WK10039 chromosome 4, ASM80110v3, whole genome shotgun sequence, one region contains:
- the LOC108855383 gene encoding calmodulin-binding receptor kinase CaMRLK, which translates to MFSRLLLLLLFSLVSFSYSSNVSCPNGTDFLQLTRAFRYVSGFNSSWFSNCSVNVTHIVLPSRKLNGTVSWTQLRNLTRLRVLDLSNNSLDGSVPTWLWSKPGLVSVDLSRNRFGGSIRVIPVNGSVFSSVKNLNLSYNRFTNAINLTGFVNLTALDLSHNSLRVLPIGVGSLSGLHHLDISRCKINASVKPISSLKSLVYLDLSENSMTGSFPVDFPNLDHLRFLNLSANRFSGSVGFDKYRKFGKSAFSHGGDFVFNVSKIPTRHRLHHLPHQNPPPRHRAVKTNRFKRTPLIIGLSSSLGALFILVFVVSVIFIRRRLRSARTKSRWAISSPAPLDFKMEKSGPFAFETESGSSWVADIKEPTAAPVVMASKPLMNLTFKDLIVATSHFGTESVISDGTCGPIYRAVLPGDLHVAIKVLDRIRDVDQNEAVTAFEALTRLKHPNLLTLSGYCIAGKEKLILYEFMATGDLHRWLHELPTGETNVEDWSADTWESHVGDSSPEKTNWLIRHRIAIGVARGLAYLHHVGTTHGHLVATNILLTETLEPRISDFGINNIAKTGDDANDNNLDFDVYCFGVILFELLTGKQGSEEHVKAVRRLFKERRGEEALDSRLRLASGESVNEMVESLRIGYFCTAETPGKRPTMQQVLGLLKDIRTVSR; encoded by the exons atgttttcaagactgcttctccttcttctcttctctttagtCTCTTTCTCATACTCTTCAAACGTTTCATGTCCTAACGGCACAGACTTCCTTCAGCTAACCAGAGCATTCCGTTACGTCTCCGGTTTCAACTCCTCCTGGTTCTCTAACTGCTCCGTCAACGTCACTCACATCGTTCTTCCGTCAAGAAAGCTAAACGGCACCGTTTCATGGACTCAGTTACGAAACCTCACGCGCTTACGTGTTCTCGACCTCTCCAACAACTCTCTCGATGGCTCTGTTCCTACTTGGCTCTGGTCTAAACCCGGTCTTGTCTCCGTCGATCTTTCACGGAACCGGTTTGGTGGTTCGATACGAGTAATTCCTGTTAACGGTTCGGTTTTCTCTTCGGTTAAGAATCTGAACCTCTCTTACAACCGGTTTACCAACGCGATTAACTTAACCGGATTCGTTAACCTCACAGCTCTCGACCTGTCTCATAACAGTCTCCGTGTTTTGCCTATTGGGGTGGGTTCTCTCTCCGGTTTACATCATCTTGATATCTCCAGATGTAAAATCAATGCCAGTGTTAAACCGATTTCCAGCTTAAAATCGTTGGTTTACTTGGATTTGTCGGAAAACTCAATGACCGGTTCGTTCCCGGTCGATTTTCCAAATCTCGACCATCTCCGGTTCTTAAACTTATCTGCAAACCGGTTTTCCGGTTCTGTGGGATTTGATAAATACCGAAAATTCGGCAAATCGGCGTTTTCACACGGCGGCGATTTCGTCTTCAACGTCTCCAAAATCCCGACTCGCCACCGTCTCCATCATCTCCCTCATCAGAATCCGCCGCCACGTCATCGAGCCGTCAAAACGAACCGTTTTAAACGCACTCCGCTAATAATCGGCTTATCTTCTTCGTTAGGAGCTCTGTTTATTCTAGTCTTCGTCGTCTCTGTGATTTTCATCCGGCGCCGATTGAGATCGGCGAGGACGAAATCGAGATGGGCGATCTCGAGTCCCGCACCGTTGGATTTCAAGATGGAGAAATCTGGACCGTTCGCTTTCGAAACGGAGTCCGGTTCATCGTGGGTGGCAGACATTAAAGAGCCAACGGCCGCGCCGGTGGTGATGGCGTCTAAGCCGTTGATGAATCTGACGTTTAAGGATCTGATTGTTGCCACGTCGCATTTCGGAACGGAGTCCGTTATATCTGACGGCACGTGTGGTCCTATTTACCGTGCCGTTCTACCTGGAGATTTACACGTGGCAATCAAAGTGCTTGATCGGATTAGAGACGTCGATCAAAACGAAGCCGTTACGGCGTTTGAAGCTCTTACTCGGCTTAAGCATCCAAATCTTTTGACCCTCTCCGGTTACTGCATCGCAG GAAAAGAGAAGcttatattatatgaatttatgGCTACCGGAGACCTTCACCGATGGCTTCACGAGCTCCCAACAGGAGAAACCAACGTGGAAGATTGGAGCGCCGATACATGGGAGAGTCACGTCGGAGATTCATCACCAGAGAAAACAAACTGGTTAATACGTCATCGTATCGCTATTGGAGTTGCACGTGGTCTAGCCTATCTACATCATGTTGGTACCACTCATGGTCACTTAGTCGCTACCAACATCCTCCTAACCGAAACCCTAGAGCCAAGAATCTCTGATTTTGGTATCAACAACATAGCAAAAACAGGAGACGATGCTAATGATAACAATTTAGACTTCGATGTGTATTGTTTTGGAGTGATTTTGTTTGAGCTCTTGACCGGAAAGCAAGGGAGTGAGGAACATGTGAAAGCAGTTCGACGGTTGTTTAAGGaaaggagaggagaggaagctCTTGACTCGAGATTGCGGTTAGCTTCTGGAGAATCGGTTAATGAGATGGTCGAGAGTCTTAGAATTGGTTATTTCTGTACGGCGGAGACGCCAGGGAAACGGCCAACAATGCAACAAGTGTTGGGTCTGCTTAAAGACATTCGTACCGTTTCTCGTTGA
- the LOC108838136 gene encoding CBL-interacting serine/threonine-protein kinase 19 translates to MADLLRKVKSMKKKEKSNTQALILGKYEMGRLLGHGTFAKVYLARNATSGESVAIKVIDKEKVLKSGLIAHIKREISILRRVRHPNIVQLFEVMATKSKIYFVMEYVKGGELFNKVAKGRLKEDIARKYFQQLISAVSFCHFRGVYHRDLKPENLLLDEHGNLKVSDFGLSAVSDQIRQDGLFHTFCGTPAYVAPEVLARKGYDGAKVDIWSCGVILFVLMAGFLPFHDRNVMAMYKKIYRGDFRCPRWFPVEINRLLIRMLETKPERRFTMPDIMETSWFKKGFKHIKFYVEEDHKLSSADDDIESVESVSERSSTVSESEFELCDARRRAVSSSMPRPASLNAFDLISFSPGFDLSGLFDDDGEGSRFVSGAPVNQIISKLEEIAKVVSFTVRKKDCKMSLEGSREGSVKGPLTIAAEIFELTPALVVVEMKKKSGDKVEYDEFCNKEVKPKLQNLSADNGASVSASRSLPAYLLSDTD, encoded by the coding sequence ATGGCGGATTTGCTAAGAAAAGTGAAatcgatgaagaagaaggaaaagagCAACACACAAGCTCTAATCCTCGGCAAATACGAAATGGGAAGGCTTCTCGGCCACGGAACCTTCGCCAAGGTGTACCTCGCACGCAACGCGACCTCGGGAGAAAGCGTCGCGATCAAAGTGATCGACAAAGAGAAAGTCCTCAAAAGCGGTTTGATCGCGCACATAAAACGCGAGATCTCCATCCTCCGCCGCGTCCGCCACCCGAACATCGTCCAGCTCTTCGAGGTCATGGCGACCAAGTCCAAGATCTACTTCGTCATGGAGTACGTCAAAGGCGGCGAGCTCTTCAACAAAGTCGCCAAAGGGAGGCTCAAAGAAGACATCGCTCGCAAATACTTCCAGCAGCTCATCTCCGCCGTCTCCTTCTGCCATTTCCGCGGCGTCTACCACCGCGACCTCAAACCGGAGAATCTCCTCCTGGACGAACACGGGAACCTGAAAGTCTCCGACTTCGGTCTCAGCGCGGTCTCTGATCAGATCAGACAAGACGGTCTCTTCCACACTTTCTGCGGCACCCCTGCTTACGTGGCACCCGAGGTTCTCGCGAGGAAAGGCTACGACGGAGCTAAGGTGGATATCTGGTCGTGTGGGGTGATCCTCTTTGTGTTGATGGCGGGCTTCCTCCCTTTCCATGATCGTAACGTTATGGCTATGTACAAGAAGATATACAGAGGAGATTTCAGGTGTCCGAGATGGTTTCCGGTTGAGATTAACCGGTTGTTGATTCGAATGCTTGAGACTAAACCGGAGAGACGGTTTACAATGCCGGATATTATGGAGACTAGTTGGTTCAAGAAAGGGTTTAAACATATTAAGTTCTACGTCGAGGAAGATCACAAGCTCTCTAGTGCTGACGATGATATCGAGTCGGTCGAATCGGTTTCCGAACGGTCTTCCACGGTGTCTGAATCGGAGTTCGAGTTGTGTGACGCTAGGAGAAGAGCAGTGTCGTCGTCGATGCCTAGACCGGCTAGTTTGAATGCGTTTGATCTCATCTCTTTTTCTCCCGGTTTTGATTTATCCGGTTTgtttgatgatgatggtgaagggTCGAGGTTTGTGTCCGGAGCTCCGGTTAACCAGATTATATCGAAGCTGGAGGAGATTGCGAAGGTTGTGAGCTTTACCGTGCGGAAGAAGGATTGTAAAATGAGTCTTGAAGGTTCGAGAGAAGGGAGTGTGAAAGGTCCGTTGACTATTGCTGCTGAGATATTTGAGTTGACTCCAGCTTTGGTTgttgttgagatgaagaagaaaagtggTGACAAAGTGGAGTATGATGAGTTTTGTAATAAGGAAGTGAAACCCAAGTTGCAGAATTTGAGTGCGGATAATGGAGCGTCGGTTTCTGCGTCGCGTTCTTTGCCGGCTTATCTACTCTCTGATACTGATTAG
- the LOC108853288 gene encoding protein DELAY OF GERMINATION 1-like: MEDKGTNIEQAQDSCYQGWMSLQSQRVLDLKQALAQRRSHEGTADAAADDKKLRELTQKIIGDFKDYAGKRANLSHRCSSNYYAPSWNTPLENALIWMGGCRPSSFVRLVYALCGSQTEIRVTQFLRNIDGYDTSGCGGASLSDLTAEQLAKINVLHVKIIDEEEKMTKKVSSLQEDAADIPISTVAYAEEHVGEPNLAVDQALDKQEEAMATLLAEADNLRVYTLSKIIETLAPMQAADFLLAGKKLHLSMHAWGALRDRRRRECIIDAADNAGGKEEK; encoded by the exons ATGGAGGACAAAGGAACGAACATTGAACAAGCTCAAGATAGCTGTTATCAAGGGTGGATGAGTCTACAATCCCAACGCGTCCTTGACCTTAAACAAGCCTTAGCTCAACGACGATCTCACGAAGGCACAGCAGACGCTGCCGCTGATGATAAGAAGCTCCGTGAATTAACACAAAAGATCATTGGGGACTTCAAAGATTACGCAGGAAAAAGAGCTAATCTCTCACATCGATGTAGCTCGAACTATTATGCGCCGTCGTGGAACACTCCTTTGGAGAACGCTCTGATTTGGATGGGTGGTTGCAGACCATCTTCTTTCGTTAGGCTTGTTTATGCTCTGTGTGGATCCCAAACTGAGATCCGTGTGACTCAGTTTCTCCGCAACATCGATGGTTACGATACTTCAG GTTGTGGTGGCGCATCACTCAGCGATCTAACGGCAGAGCAGCTGGCAAAGATAAACGTCTTGCATGTGAAGATCATAgacgaagaagagaagatgacCAAGAAAGTCTCCAGTCTGCAAGAAGACGCGGCTGATATTCCTATCTCCACCGTGGCTTACGCGGAGGAGCATGTCGGAGAGCCTAACTTGGCGGTGGATCAAGCTCTCGACAAGCAAGAAGAAGCTATGGCCACTTTATTGGCCGAGGCCGATAATCTGAGGGTATATACTTTGAGTAAGATCATAGAGACTCTGGCGCCGATGCAAGCCGCGGATTTTTTGCTGGCCGGGAAAAAACTCCACCTTTCAATGCATGCGTGGGGAGCGTTAAGGGACCGCCGCCGTCGTGAATGTATAATAGATGCCGCAGATAATGCCGGAGGGAAAGAAGAGAAGTAG
- the LOC108830515 gene encoding protein MALE DISCOVERER 1 — translation MGCRWNPIGFQFSCFMFLIITLQSRSSLSLGSEGFVLLKFLERVDSDPHGTLANWNVSDDHMCSWFGVTCVDNKVQMVNLSGCSLGGTLAPELSQLSELTSLVLSKNNLFGHIPNEFGTFPKLKLLDLRDNKLSGVVPPELNKMLTPENLLLSGNKFAGFMKIKFLRLQSLYKVQLNKHKELSSGSNAAFDCVNRKLGYCVSRRRLLRLNKAQAFVLRIKATSRMLQREPQGKNYDMNYPPNSLQNKSSILKRRELLEGTSNLAAMPAPAPDSPSPSPDTITKVFPRSSGSFPALTTAKKRIPPLIPPSLPPTAEYNNNTSSDPPRQFEEERKGSTAVWLYVVIGVAAFVAVLIVIGVIFFCRKRAVKSIGPWKTGLSGQLQKAFVTGVPKLNRSELETACEDFSNIIEAFDGYTVYKGTLSSGVEIAVASTAVLETREWTRAMEMTYRRKIDTMSRVNHKNFVNLIGYCEEAEPFNRMMVFEYAPNGTLFEHLHDKEMEHLDWSARMRIIMGTAYCLQYMHELNPPIAHSKLVSSRIYLTDDYAAKVGEVAFSSQTGLKSRKPMSGDLDQASLPLLAEPETNVYSFGVLMLEIISGRLSDSDEEGSILKWASKYLESDHLKDMIDPTLTAFKEEDLEVICDVARHCLRIDQSQRPTMKDVLEQLKQVINISPEQATPRLSPLWWAELEILSSEAT, via the exons ATGGGTTGTCGATGGAATCCTATTGGATTTCAATTCTCTTGCTTCATGTTCTTGATCATTACCCTTCAGTCTCGTTCCTCGTTATCCCTCGGCTCCGAAG GATTTGTGCTGTTGAAATTCCTGGAAAGAGTGGACTCTGATCCTCATGGAACTCTTGCGAATTGGAATGTTTCTGATGATCATATGTGTTCTTGGTTTGGTGTAACGTGTGTCGACAATAAAGTCCAGATGGT GAATCTTAGTGGATGTTCTTTGGGAGGAACTTTAGCTCCTGAGCTTAGTCAATTAAGTGAATTAACATCTCT aGTACTATCCAAGAACAATCTCTTTGGTCACATTCCAAATGAATTTGGGACTTTTCCAAAACTGAAGTTGTTGGATTTACGAGATAATAAGCTAAGCGGAGTAGTTCCACCTGAACTAAACAAAATGTTGACACCAGAGAACTT GTTGCTTTCTGGTAACAAATTTGCGGGGTTTATGAAGATAAAGTTTCTGAGACTTCAATCGCTATATAAAGTCCAGTTAAACAAGCATAAAGAGCTGTCTTCTGGTTCCAATGCTGCCTTCGACTGCGTCAATAGAAAACTTGGATACTG TGTTTCAAGGAGAAGATTGTTAAGACTAAACAAAGCACAAGCTTTCGTATTGCGGATTAAAGCAACTTCAAGAAT GCTTCAAAGGGAACCTCAAGGGAAGAACTATGACATGAATTATCCCCCAA ATTCTTTACAGAATAAAAGTAGTATCCTCAAGAGGCGTGAGTTACTAGAGGGAACAAGTAATTTAGCAGCTATGCCTGCACCTGCACCTGATTCTCCTAGTCCTTCTCCTGACACTATAACCAAAGTGTTTCCTAGAAGCAGCGGATCTTTTCCCGCGTTAACCACTGCAAAGAAGAGGATACCTCCATTGATCCCTCCTTCTCTTCCTCCAACAGCTGAGTACAACAACAATACAAGCTCTGACCCTCCAAGGCAatttgaagaagaaagaaaagggTCTACTGCTGTTTGGTTGTATGTTGTTATCGGCGTTGCTGCTTTTGTAGCGGTGTTGATAGTAATAGGGGTTATATTCTTCTGCCGGAAAAGAGCTGTCAAGAGTATAGGTCCATGGAAGACTGGTTTAAGTGGGCAGTTACAGAAAGCTTTTGTAACTG GTGTGCCGAAGCTAAACCGGTCTGAACTAGAAACAGCTTGTGAAGATTTCAGTAATATTATTGAAGCATTTGATGGGTACACTGTCTATAAAGGAACTTTGTCAAGTGGTGTTGAGATTGCTGTTGCTTCAACCGCTGTTCTAGAAACTAGAGAATGGACAAGAGCTATGGAAATGACTTACCGCAGAAAG ATTGATACAATGTCAAGAGTCAACCATAAGAACTTTGTCAATCTAATTGGATACTGTGAAGAAGCTGAACCATTTAATAGGATGATGGTTTTTGAATATGCTCCAAATGGAACTCTTTTCGAACATTTACACG ACAAGGAAATGGAGCATCTTGACTGGAGCGCGAGGATGAGGATAATAATGGGAACGGCTTATTGTCTGCAATATATGCACGAGCTTAATCCACCAATCGCTCACTCTAAACTTGTCTCATCAAGAATCTACTTAACCGATGATTACGCAGCAAAG GTCGGAGAGGTTGCTTTCAGTTCACAAACCGGGCTTAAATCGAGAAAACCGATGAGTGGTGATTTAGATCAAGCTTCGTTGCCATTACTAGCTGAGCCAGAGACTAATGTCTATAGCTTTGGAGTATTAATGCTTGAGATTATCTCTGGAAGGCTCTCAGATTCAGATGAAGAAGGATCAATTCTGAAATGG GCATCAAAGTATCTGGAGAGTGATCATTTGAAAGATATGATTGATCCTACATTAACAGCGTTTAAAGAAGAGGACCTTGAAGTGATCTGTGACGTGGCAAGGCATTGTCTGAGAATTGACCAAAGTCAACGACCTACAATGAAAGATGTTCTTGAACAACTGAAACAAGTAATCAACATTTCTCCAGAACAAGCTACACCCAGACTCTCTCCTCTTTGGTGGGCAGAACTTGAGATCTTATCCTCTGAAGCTACTTAA
- the LOC130511064 gene encoding uncharacterized protein LOC130511064 — translation MKGNNIKNQKRLFPRKGVIQIKMLISISGHLTMDSCIVAIEPSRKFSLFDVMDPERIWLFSKFCIWNRGLHTLYLPETAKAAGLNYLQNNRATETTLRKHSEFTTGTRKVHI, via the exons ATGAAAGGAAATAACATCAAGAATCAAAAACGGCTGTTTCCAAGGAAAGGAGTGATACAGATCAAGATGTTGATTTCGATTTCAGGGCATCTTACTATGGATTCATGCATTGTTGCCATAGAACCATCAAGGAAGTTTTCATTGTTTGATGTTATGGATCCAGAAAG GATTTGGTTATTTTCGAAGTTCTGTATTTGGAACAGAGGTCTTCACACTCTGTATTTGCCAGAAACGGCCAAAGCCGCAGGTCTCAACTATCTGCAAAA TAACAGAGCTACTGAAACTACGTTACGGAAACATTCAGAGTTCACTACTGGAACAAGAAAGGTACACATTTAA